One part of the Dasypus novemcinctus isolate mDasNov1 chromosome 27, mDasNov1.1.hap2, whole genome shotgun sequence genome encodes these proteins:
- the LOC101436615 gene encoding NXPE family member 4-like isoform X3 — protein MSSPALQAGASGKVTDFNNGTYLASFTLFWEGRVSLSVLLIHPSEGASALWRARNQGYDRVIFMGQFANSTSQVLSECGLALNTSAELCQYLDPRDQEAFYCVRPQHVPCAALTHMHSKNKEVSYLTKQERSLFERSNVGVEIMENFNTINVSTCNKQTVPIKKKCKLGMTSKIPSGHVWKDTWIPTSCSLIPIEMKNCLSGKFIYLMGDSTIRQWMEYFMKNVNTLKSVDLHESGKLRHQLAVDLDRNINIQWQKHGYPLIGSLTYSVKEIEYITRVIDRTAGEKNTIIVISLGQHFRPFPIDVFIRRALNVHKAVQRLLLRSPDTVVIIKAENTREMYSDAERFSDFHGYIQNLIMKDIFHDLNVGIIDAWDMTIAHGTNAVHPPQSVVRNQINTLVNYIC, from the exons ATGTcttccccagccctgcaggcAGGCGCTTCAGGAAAGGTGACAGACTTCAACAACGGCACCTACCTGGCCAGCTTCACTCTGTTCTGGGAGGGCCGGGTCTCTCTGTCTGTCCTGCTCATCCACCCCAGCGAAGGGGCGTCAGCCCTCTGGAGGGCGAGGAACCAAGGCTATGACAGGGTCATCttcatgggccagtttgccaacAGTACCTCCCAGGTCCTGTCTGAATGTGGCCTGGCCCTAAACACGAGCGCCGAGCTGTGCCAGTACCTGGACCCTCGAGACCAAGAAGCCTTCTACTGCGTGAGGCCGCAACACGTGCCCTGTGCTGCGCTGACCCACATGCACTCCAAGAACAAAGAAGTTTCATATCTTACCAAACAAGAGAGGAGCCTCTTTGAAAG GTCAAATGTGGGTGTAGAAATTATGGAAAACTTCAACACCATTAACGTCTCCACATGCAACA aacaAACAGTTccaattaaaaagaaatgcaagCTTGGAATGACATCCAAAATACCAAGTGGGCATGTGTGGAAGGACACCTGGATTCCCACATCCTGTAGTTTGATTccaattgaaatgaaaaattgccTGAGTGGAAAGTTCATATATCTAATGGGTGATTCCACGATCCGTCAGTGGATGGAATACTTCATGAAGAATGTCAACA CACTGAAGTCAGTGGATCTGCATGAATCTGGAAAACTTCGACACCAACTTGCTGTGGACTTGGATAGGAATATCAACATCCAGTGGCAAAAGCATGGCTATCCCTTGATTGGATCACTGACCTATTCAGTCAAAGAGATTGAGTACATCACCCGAGTCATTGACAGAActgcaggggaaaaaaataccatCATTGTTATTTCTCTGGGCCAGCATTTCAGACCCTTTCCCATCGATGTTTTCATCCGAAGGGCCCTCAATGTCCACAAAGCTGTCCAACGTCTTCTTCTGAGAAGTCCAGATACTGTGGTTATCATCAAGGCAGAAAACACCAGGGAGATGTACAGTGATGCAGAGAGATTTAGTGACTTCCATGGGTATATTCAAAATCTCATCATGAAGGACATTTTCCACGATCTTAACGTGGGCATCATCGATGCCTGGGACATGACAATTGCACATGGCACAAATGCTGTGCACCCACCTCAATCTGTTGTCAGAAATCAGATAAATACACTGGTAAACTACATTTGCTAG
- the LOC101436615 gene encoding NXPE family member 4-like isoform X2: MFSNMTLRKILVMLMSLLVVAWVYFIIYPESTGFWSALNLPIFLQHWNTSTRSSHPKIPNNPTRTPTETDLRIKEITQKLDQLIPPRPFAHLILTTSAAHSRASILNPRDPYCRGEQLDVLLEVRDHLGRRKDYGGDFLRARMSSPALQAGASGKVTDFNNGTYLASFTLFWEGRVSLSVLLIHPSEGASALWRARNQGYDRVIFMGQFANSTSQVLSECGLALNTSAELCQYLDPRDQEAFYCVRPQHVPCAALTHMHSKNKEVSYLTKQERSLFERSNVGVEIMENFNTINVSTCNKQTVPIKKKCKLGMTSKIPSGHVWKDTWIPTSCSLIPIEMKNCLSGKFIYLMGDSTIRQWMEYFMKNVNTLKSVDLHESGKLRHQLAVDLDRNINIQWQKHGYPLIGSLTYSVKEIEYITRVIDRTAGEKNTIIVISLGQHFRPFPIDVFIRRALNVHKAVQRLLLRSPDTVVIIKAENTREMYSDAERFSDFHGYIQNLIMKDIFHDLNVGIIDAWDMTIAHGTNAVHPPQSVVRNQINTLVNYIC, translated from the exons TTTTGGTCTGCCTTAAACTTACCCATCTTCTTGCAACACTGGAATACCTCCACGAGGTCCTCACACCCTAAAATACCAAATAATCCAACCAGGACACCAACAGAGACTGACCTGAGAATAAAGGAGATCACGCAGAAGCTAGACCAGCTGATCCCGCCCAGACCTTTCGCCCACCTCATCCTCACCACCAGTGCAGCGCACAGCAGAGCCTCCATCCTCAACCCCCGAGACCCCTACTGCAGGGGGGAGCAGCTCGACGTCCTGCTGGAGGTGAGGGACCACTTGGGACGCAGGAAGGACTACGGCGGGGATTTCCTCAGGGCCAGGATGTcttccccagccctgcaggcAGGCGCTTCAGGAAAGGTGACAGACTTCAACAACGGCACCTACCTGGCCAGCTTCACTCTGTTCTGGGAGGGCCGGGTCTCTCTGTCTGTCCTGCTCATCCACCCCAGCGAAGGGGCGTCAGCCCTCTGGAGGGCGAGGAACCAAGGCTATGACAGGGTCATCttcatgggccagtttgccaacAGTACCTCCCAGGTCCTGTCTGAATGTGGCCTGGCCCTAAACACGAGCGCCGAGCTGTGCCAGTACCTGGACCCTCGAGACCAAGAAGCCTTCTACTGCGTGAGGCCGCAACACGTGCCCTGTGCTGCGCTGACCCACATGCACTCCAAGAACAAAGAAGTTTCATATCTTACCAAACAAGAGAGGAGCCTCTTTGAAAG GTCAAATGTGGGTGTAGAAATTATGGAAAACTTCAACACCATTAACGTCTCCACATGCAACA aacaAACAGTTccaattaaaaagaaatgcaagCTTGGAATGACATCCAAAATACCAAGTGGGCATGTGTGGAAGGACACCTGGATTCCCACATCCTGTAGTTTGATTccaattgaaatgaaaaattgccTGAGTGGAAAGTTCATATATCTAATGGGTGATTCCACGATCCGTCAGTGGATGGAATACTTCATGAAGAATGTCAACA CACTGAAGTCAGTGGATCTGCATGAATCTGGAAAACTTCGACACCAACTTGCTGTGGACTTGGATAGGAATATCAACATCCAGTGGCAAAAGCATGGCTATCCCTTGATTGGATCACTGACCTATTCAGTCAAAGAGATTGAGTACATCACCCGAGTCATTGACAGAActgcaggggaaaaaaataccatCATTGTTATTTCTCTGGGCCAGCATTTCAGACCCTTTCCCATCGATGTTTTCATCCGAAGGGCCCTCAATGTCCACAAAGCTGTCCAACGTCTTCTTCTGAGAAGTCCAGATACTGTGGTTATCATCAAGGCAGAAAACACCAGGGAGATGTACAGTGATGCAGAGAGATTTAGTGACTTCCATGGGTATATTCAAAATCTCATCATGAAGGACATTTTCCACGATCTTAACGTGGGCATCATCGATGCCTGGGACATGACAATTGCACATGGCACAAATGCTGTGCACCCACCTCAATCTGTTGTCAGAAATCAGATAAATACACTGGTAAACTACATTTGCTAG
- the LOC101436615 gene encoding NXPE family member 4-like isoform X1, with product MQLWTLIMFSNMTLRKILVMLMSLLVVAWVYFIIYPESTGFWSALNLPIFLQHWNTSTRSSHPKIPNNPTRTPTETDLRIKEITQKLDQLIPPRPFAHLILTTSAAHSRASILNPRDPYCRGEQLDVLLEVRDHLGRRKDYGGDFLRARMSSPALQAGASGKVTDFNNGTYLASFTLFWEGRVSLSVLLIHPSEGASALWRARNQGYDRVIFMGQFANSTSQVLSECGLALNTSAELCQYLDPRDQEAFYCVRPQHVPCAALTHMHSKNKEVSYLTKQERSLFERSNVGVEIMENFNTINVSTCNKQTVPIKKKCKLGMTSKIPSGHVWKDTWIPTSCSLIPIEMKNCLSGKFIYLMGDSTIRQWMEYFMKNVNTLKSVDLHESGKLRHQLAVDLDRNINIQWQKHGYPLIGSLTYSVKEIEYITRVIDRTAGEKNTIIVISLGQHFRPFPIDVFIRRALNVHKAVQRLLLRSPDTVVIIKAENTREMYSDAERFSDFHGYIQNLIMKDIFHDLNVGIIDAWDMTIAHGTNAVHPPQSVVRNQINTLVNYIC from the exons TTTTGGTCTGCCTTAAACTTACCCATCTTCTTGCAACACTGGAATACCTCCACGAGGTCCTCACACCCTAAAATACCAAATAATCCAACCAGGACACCAACAGAGACTGACCTGAGAATAAAGGAGATCACGCAGAAGCTAGACCAGCTGATCCCGCCCAGACCTTTCGCCCACCTCATCCTCACCACCAGTGCAGCGCACAGCAGAGCCTCCATCCTCAACCCCCGAGACCCCTACTGCAGGGGGGAGCAGCTCGACGTCCTGCTGGAGGTGAGGGACCACTTGGGACGCAGGAAGGACTACGGCGGGGATTTCCTCAGGGCCAGGATGTcttccccagccctgcaggcAGGCGCTTCAGGAAAGGTGACAGACTTCAACAACGGCACCTACCTGGCCAGCTTCACTCTGTTCTGGGAGGGCCGGGTCTCTCTGTCTGTCCTGCTCATCCACCCCAGCGAAGGGGCGTCAGCCCTCTGGAGGGCGAGGAACCAAGGCTATGACAGGGTCATCttcatgggccagtttgccaacAGTACCTCCCAGGTCCTGTCTGAATGTGGCCTGGCCCTAAACACGAGCGCCGAGCTGTGCCAGTACCTGGACCCTCGAGACCAAGAAGCCTTCTACTGCGTGAGGCCGCAACACGTGCCCTGTGCTGCGCTGACCCACATGCACTCCAAGAACAAAGAAGTTTCATATCTTACCAAACAAGAGAGGAGCCTCTTTGAAAG GTCAAATGTGGGTGTAGAAATTATGGAAAACTTCAACACCATTAACGTCTCCACATGCAACA aacaAACAGTTccaattaaaaagaaatgcaagCTTGGAATGACATCCAAAATACCAAGTGGGCATGTGTGGAAGGACACCTGGATTCCCACATCCTGTAGTTTGATTccaattgaaatgaaaaattgccTGAGTGGAAAGTTCATATATCTAATGGGTGATTCCACGATCCGTCAGTGGATGGAATACTTCATGAAGAATGTCAACA CACTGAAGTCAGTGGATCTGCATGAATCTGGAAAACTTCGACACCAACTTGCTGTGGACTTGGATAGGAATATCAACATCCAGTGGCAAAAGCATGGCTATCCCTTGATTGGATCACTGACCTATTCAGTCAAAGAGATTGAGTACATCACCCGAGTCATTGACAGAActgcaggggaaaaaaataccatCATTGTTATTTCTCTGGGCCAGCATTTCAGACCCTTTCCCATCGATGTTTTCATCCGAAGGGCCCTCAATGTCCACAAAGCTGTCCAACGTCTTCTTCTGAGAAGTCCAGATACTGTGGTTATCATCAAGGCAGAAAACACCAGGGAGATGTACAGTGATGCAGAGAGATTTAGTGACTTCCATGGGTATATTCAAAATCTCATCATGAAGGACATTTTCCACGATCTTAACGTGGGCATCATCGATGCCTGGGACATGACAATTGCACATGGCACAAATGCTGTGCACCCACCTCAATCTGTTGTCAGAAATCAGATAAATACACTGGTAAACTACATTTGCTAG